The following proteins are co-located in the Gloeocapsa sp. PCC 7428 genome:
- a CDS encoding DALR anticodon-binding domain-containing protein — MKQVLLPHLQVALNLYLLNYRLALQPQLNVSWCQKKDCGFTYVWAIALQLSAVQKLPAIQIAMRLIDFINTKAIADDIRQKLATENTGLTLIATRIVSPGLIYLELTDCAIAAWLQYSINNPPTIEKYCLQKDNNFSPPFILQYTHARCYSVLQLAVREEIIPPTLTLISFLDSQQQLLCRHAAEQALIKHLMISFDNLYCPSPNLKPHWEKIAVDLCQAWQKFYTYCRIWGEVKRDNLHLAQARLGLTLLTQRLLAVLLNDKLGIYAPTEL; from the coding sequence ATGAAACAAGTGTTATTGCCGCACCTGCAAGTAGCACTCAATTTATACTTACTAAATTACAGACTGGCACTACAGCCGCAACTGAATGTTTCTTGGTGCCAAAAAAAAGACTGTGGATTTACTTATGTATGGGCGATCGCTTTGCAGTTGAGTGCAGTACAAAAGCTACCGGCGATCCAAATTGCGATGCGATTGATTGACTTCATTAACACTAAAGCGATTGCGGATGACATACGGCAAAAATTAGCAACAGAAAATACTGGCTTAACATTGATCGCTACGCGTATAGTATCGCCAGGGTTAATTTATTTAGAATTAACAGATTGCGCGATCGCAGCTTGGCTACAGTATTCAATTAATAACCCTCCAACAATAGAAAAATATTGCTTGCAAAAAGACAATAACTTCTCGCCTCCGTTTATCCTTCAATATACTCATGCTCGTTGTTACTCGGTATTACAGCTAGCTGTGCGTGAAGAGATAATTCCACCCACGCTTACACTAATTTCTTTTCTAGATTCTCAACAGCAACTTCTTTGCCGTCACGCAGCTGAACAAGCTTTAATTAAGCATTTAATGATATCATTCGATAACTTATACTGCCCCAGTCCTAACTTAAAACCGCACTGGGAAAAAATAGCAGTCGATTTATGTCAAGCTTGGCAAAAATTTTATACCTACTGTCGGATTTGGGGTGAAGTTAAACGCGATAATCTACATTTGGCGCAAGCACGATTGGGCTTAACGCTATTGACTCAACGTCTTTTAGCTGTACTCCTAAACGACAAGTTGGGAATTTATGCACCAACCGAACTATAG
- a CDS encoding Crp/Fnr family transcriptional regulator → MQSPTFSETPRPFLTWQRILDWAQEHYRVRSFNKDERIPARPGLLYLVQRGAIRLVGTAQVSATASQLTSRRVNRTPEEAFLGFVGAGQPFEIVAQSPFTLQAYAHVDQTSVVWMYWHDLDNWPHFRREVLDAFRYQHQRKLLWLSALGQRRTIDRLLGFLTLLVEEYGEPSFSPEDPEVLRGYCLPFPLTHAQIGSAIGSTRVTVTRLMGKLRQRNLLITQGDNLICLPAESVNIAKR, encoded by the coding sequence ATGCAGTCCCCAACATTTTCAGAAACACCAAGACCATTTTTGACTTGGCAACGAATTCTCGATTGGGCGCAAGAACACTACCGAGTTCGTTCATTTAACAAAGATGAGCGAATTCCTGCACGACCAGGGCTACTGTATTTAGTACAACGTGGTGCAATTAGACTTGTCGGTACTGCCCAAGTCAGCGCTACAGCCAGCCAGTTAACTTCTCGCCGAGTTAACCGAACTCCAGAGGAAGCTTTTTTAGGCTTTGTTGGTGCTGGACAGCCCTTTGAAATTGTTGCTCAATCGCCGTTTACACTCCAAGCCTATGCTCATGTTGACCAAACTTCCGTAGTGTGGATGTACTGGCACGATCTAGATAATTGGCCGCATTTTCGACGCGAAGTTCTCGATGCTTTTCGTTATCAGCACCAACGAAAATTATTGTGGCTGAGTGCGTTAGGACAACGACGGACAATCGATCGTTTATTAGGATTTCTGACACTCTTGGTTGAGGAGTACGGCGAACCGTCTTTTAGTCCAGAAGATCCGGAAGTGCTGCGTGGCTATTGCTTACCATTTCCACTGACACACGCCCAAATCGGGAGTGCAATTGGTTCGACACGAGTCACTGTTACTCGGTTGATGGGTAAATTACGTCAACGTAACTTGTTGATTACTCAGGGTGATAATTTAATTTGTTTGCCAGCCGAGTCAGTGAATATTGCCAAACGGTAA
- a CDS encoding PstS family phosphate ABC transporter substrate-binding protein — MSQKNETAVLVLAFLITIGIVGGGLWWLTNRGINLGIVTDSQSEDTDPDANAPPLLSTESSSNFATVQDVPNGLFNYGGSTTWAPIRLAVDSAIQAARPEFRLRYVDPTGETPGSASGIRMLIDGRIAFAQSSRPLLDQEIARAQQRGFGLSQIPVAIDGLAIAVNPNLDLPGLTIEQVRAIYTGKIANWNQLGGPNLSIVPLSRQMSDGGTVEFFVQDILANQSLGSNVEFVADTTQALRRLAVTPGGIYYASAPEVVPQCTVKSLPIGRASGKFVPPYQEPFVPLSQCPRLRNRLNLEAFQTGDYPITRNLFVVVKQNGQTDEQAGNAYANFLLTGQGQELIEQTGFVRIR; from the coding sequence ATGTCTCAAAAGAATGAAACTGCGGTTCTTGTATTAGCTTTCTTAATTACAATAGGAATCGTCGGTGGTGGTTTGTGGTGGCTTACCAATCGTGGTATTAACCTGGGAATAGTTACGGACTCGCAATCGGAAGATACCGATCCTGATGCCAATGCACCACCGCTGCTTTCAACTGAATCTAGCAGTAATTTTGCGACAGTTCAAGATGTACCTAATGGACTATTTAACTATGGTGGTAGTACGACTTGGGCACCAATTCGCTTAGCAGTTGACTCAGCAATCCAAGCGGCGCGACCAGAGTTTCGCTTACGCTATGTCGATCCTACGGGCGAAACACCAGGCTCAGCCAGCGGAATTCGGATGCTGATTGACGGTAGAATTGCTTTTGCTCAGTCTTCTAGACCACTGCTAGATCAGGAAATTGCCCGCGCGCAACAACGAGGCTTTGGTTTGAGCCAAATACCCGTTGCGATTGATGGATTGGCGATCGCTGTTAACCCGAATTTAGATCTTCCTGGACTGACTATCGAACAAGTTCGCGCCATCTACACTGGCAAAATCGCCAATTGGAATCAACTCGGTGGTCCAAATCTATCAATAGTACCGCTTTCGCGCCAAATGAGTGATGGTGGCACAGTTGAGTTTTTTGTGCAAGATATCCTTGCGAATCAATCATTGGGGTCTAATGTAGAATTTGTTGCCGACACGACTCAAGCGCTGCGCAGATTAGCGGTAACTCCTGGTGGTATTTACTATGCCTCAGCACCAGAAGTTGTCCCGCAATGTACCGTCAAATCCCTACCGATAGGGCGTGCATCAGGTAAATTTGTTCCGCCTTATCAAGAACCTTTTGTTCCTTTATCTCAATGCCCAAGATTACGTAATCGCCTCAATCTTGAAGCTTTTCAAACGGGTGACTATCCGATTACACGTAACTTGTTTGTCGTCGTCAAACAAAACGGTCAAACCGACGAGCAAGCTGGAAATGCTTATGCTAATTTTCTCCTGACAGGACAAGGGCAAGAACTGATCGAGCAAACGGGTTTTGTCAGAATTCGCTGA
- a CDS encoding PstS family phosphate ABC transporter substrate-binding protein: MSQRNETTVLVLAFLIALGIIGGVFWWLTERLNVDLGGVANNQLQSVSHVATFARVQNVPSGLFSYGGSTTWAPIRSEVDPVIQSVWPEFRLRYTNPTTGAPGSATGIRMLLNNQLAFAQSSRPLNDREYQQAQTRGFTLQEIPVAVDAIAIAVHPTLDVTGITVAQLKEIYTGRIANWNQLGGPNLTITPYSRRIEEGGTVEFFAENVLENEAFATNVQFIPTTTQALREVANNLGGIYYASASEVVPQCTVKPLPLGQTLNNLTPPYQVPFVRLSRCPQERNQLNTAAFQSDEYPITRRLFVIVKQNEQIAAQAGEAYANLLLTDQGQELIRQAGFVSIR, translated from the coding sequence ATGTCTCAAAGAAATGAAACTACTGTTCTTGTCTTAGCCTTCCTGATCGCTTTGGGAATTATCGGTGGTGTTTTTTGGTGGTTAACGGAACGTTTAAACGTTGACTTGGGAGGTGTAGCCAACAATCAATTGCAGTCTGTAAGTCATGTAGCTACGTTTGCTAGGGTACAAAATGTCCCGTCTGGACTATTTAGCTACGGTGGTAGTACGACTTGGGCACCGATTCGCAGCGAAGTTGACCCAGTAATTCAAAGTGTTTGGCCAGAGTTTCGCCTGCGTTATACCAACCCAACAACAGGTGCGCCAGGTTCCGCTACTGGAATTAGAATGCTACTCAATAACCAACTTGCGTTTGCGCAATCTTCACGTCCGCTGAACGATCGCGAGTACCAACAAGCCCAAACACGCGGATTCACACTTCAAGAAATTCCGGTGGCAGTTGATGCGATCGCGATCGCGGTTCATCCTACGCTTGATGTCACTGGAATCACCGTAGCGCAACTCAAGGAAATCTACACAGGTAGGATCGCGAACTGGAATCAACTTGGTGGACCAAACTTAACCATTACTCCTTATTCGCGCCGAATCGAAGAAGGAGGTACAGTTGAATTTTTTGCGGAGAACGTTTTAGAAAACGAAGCGTTTGCTACGAATGTACAGTTCATTCCCACAACAACTCAAGCGCTACGCGAAGTTGCTAATAATCTTGGTGGTATTTACTATGCTTCTGCCTCAGAAGTAGTCCCGCAGTGTACAGTTAAGCCGCTACCACTCGGTCAAACACTCAATAATCTAACTCCTCCTTATCAAGTCCCATTTGTTCGACTGTCGCGTTGTCCGCAAGAACGCAATCAACTTAATACAGCAGCATTTCAATCTGATGAGTATCCAATTACACGTCGGCTATTTGTGATTGTCAAACAAAACGAGCAAATCGCGGCTCAAGCTGGTGAAGCTTACGCTAACTTACTCCTCACCGATCAAGGACAAGAATTAATTAGACAAGCAGGATTTGTCAGTATTCGCTAG
- a CDS encoding serine/threonine-protein kinase: MKVYCTRSSCPRPQNHFADLDDSATLKTIQQKYCTACGMPLILVGRYLPLHLLGKGGFGAAFLARDRYTPGMRRCVVKQFQPAGYLTLTQLQIAQQLFEREAAVLEELGSQNDQIPDLYAFFELTVPSLQPGGQDKFFYLVQEYIDGKNLEEELEEKGKFSSTEVVEVLQAILPVLQFVHEHGSIHRDIKPSNIMRHRNGRLYLLDFGAVKQVTTAATQTKGSTGIYSQGYAPPEQMSGGDVYPSTDLYALAVTALVLLTGKKTVELFDVYNNRWHWRTHADIAPTIADILDRMLSITPNQRFHSAQEVLTAIAAATTAPPPVTPPPTPATVSYFHQPAAFSLLEVLAGAGISGFAGGLIAIALYSLVQSPVVTMGVAGFILGMLIFAQTRRWLDAKDLLILVGILLAIVLFVPALQSELTIHNILFLALVAGAAAIALTALFRLIYKLLASIF, from the coding sequence ATGAAAGTCTACTGCACTCGTTCCAGTTGCCCCCGCCCCCAAAATCATTTTGCGGATTTAGACGACAGCGCAACGTTAAAAACAATTCAACAAAAATACTGCACTGCCTGTGGGATGCCGTTGATTTTGGTGGGGCGCTATTTGCCACTTCATCTGCTCGGAAAAGGGGGTTTCGGTGCAGCTTTTTTGGCGCGCGATCGCTATACTCCAGGAATGCGTCGCTGTGTTGTTAAGCAATTTCAACCTGCTGGCTATTTAACACTAACTCAACTACAAATTGCACAGCAATTATTTGAACGGGAAGCCGCAGTTTTAGAGGAACTTGGCAGTCAAAATGACCAAATTCCTGACTTGTATGCTTTTTTTGAATTAACAGTACCGAGTTTGCAGCCTGGTGGACAAGACAAGTTTTTCTACTTGGTCCAGGAATACATTGATGGCAAAAATTTAGAGGAGGAATTAGAAGAAAAAGGGAAGTTTTCATCCACCGAAGTCGTGGAAGTATTGCAAGCAATTCTGCCTGTACTGCAATTTGTTCACGAACACGGTTCGATTCATCGCGATATCAAACCTTCTAATATTATGCGCCATCGCAACGGGCGGCTTTATTTGCTCGATTTTGGTGCAGTCAAACAAGTCACAACCGCAGCTACGCAAACAAAAGGATCGACAGGAATCTATTCGCAGGGATACGCACCACCCGAACAAATGTCTGGCGGGGATGTTTATCCATCAACAGATTTGTATGCTTTAGCCGTTACTGCGCTGGTTTTACTTACGGGTAAAAAAACGGTTGAATTGTTTGATGTTTACAATAATCGCTGGCACTGGAGAACACACGCCGATATTGCCCCTACGATCGCAGACATTCTCGATCGAATGCTGTCAATCACACCCAACCAACGCTTTCACTCTGCCCAAGAAGTATTAACCGCGATCGCTGCTGCGACAACCGCACCACCGCCAGTAACGCCACCTCCAACTCCAGCTACCGTATCCTACTTTCATCAACCAGCAGCATTTTCGCTGTTGGAAGTCTTAGCGGGTGCGGGAATAAGTGGCTTTGCTGGAGGATTGATCGCGATCGCACTTTACAGCCTAGTGCAATCGCCAGTCGTCACAATGGGGGTAGCCGGATTCATTTTGGGGATGCTCATTTTTGCCCAAACTCGACGTTGGCTTGATGCTAAAGATCTGTTAATTCTCGTCGGTATTCTCTTGGCGATCGTTTTGTTTGTTCCCGCTTTACAAAGTGAATTAACAATACACAATATTCTGTTCTTAGCCTTAGTTGCAGGCGCAGCTGCGATCGCGCTAACAGCTTTATTTAGGCTGATATACAAACTACTTGCTTCAATCTTTTAA
- a CDS encoding LysR family transcriptional regulator, which produces MSDLPFTLDQLRILKAIAAEGSFKRAADSLYVSQPAVSLQVQNLERQLDVPLFDRGGRRAQLTEAGYLLLSYGEKILTLCQETCRAIEDLQNLQGGTLIVGASQTTGTYLLPRMIGLFRQQYPDVAVQLHVHSTRRTAWSVANGQVDLAIIGGEVPSELQDSLEIIPYAEDELALILPVSHPFAKLDTIYKDDLYKLQFIALDSQSTIRKVIDQVLTRCDIDTRRLKIEMELNSIEAIKNAVQSGLGAAFVSITAIAKELQMGGLHCANIEGVVVKRTLSVIVNPNRYRSKAAEAFINEILPQFAKPGWNKDVLKSQRPIVPETFDEEEVTPNPAGG; this is translated from the coding sequence ATGTCTGACCTTCCTTTTACTTTAGATCAGTTACGCATTCTCAAAGCGATCGCCGCCGAAGGGAGCTTCAAGCGTGCTGCTGATAGTCTATATGTCTCACAACCTGCTGTCAGTCTCCAAGTACAAAACCTAGAGCGACAGTTGGATGTTCCTTTATTCGACCGAGGAGGACGCCGAGCACAACTAACCGAAGCAGGTTATCTTCTGCTGAGCTATGGTGAAAAAATTCTCACACTTTGCCAGGAAACCTGTCGCGCCATTGAAGACCTGCAAAATCTCCAAGGCGGTACGCTGATTGTTGGTGCCTCGCAAACGACCGGAACGTATCTTTTACCACGGATGATCGGTTTATTTCGACAACAATATCCTGACGTCGCCGTGCAATTACACGTTCACTCAACACGCCGTACAGCTTGGAGTGTCGCGAATGGGCAAGTCGATCTTGCGATTATTGGTGGTGAAGTCCCATCTGAATTGCAAGATTCGCTAGAAATTATTCCCTATGCGGAAGATGAACTAGCACTGATATTGCCTGTATCGCACCCGTTTGCGAAGCTAGACACAATTTACAAAGACGATCTTTACAAGTTACAGTTCATTGCGCTCGACTCGCAATCAACAATTCGTAAAGTTATCGATCAAGTTTTGACGCGCTGCGATATTGATACGCGTCGTCTCAAAATCGAAATGGAACTCAATTCGATCGAAGCGATCAAAAATGCCGTGCAATCAGGGTTAGGTGCTGCTTTCGTTTCCATTACAGCGATCGCTAAAGAATTGCAAATGGGAGGATTACACTGTGCCAATATTGAAGGTGTGGTTGTCAAGCGGACTTTATCGGTCATTGTTAACCCAAATCGTTACCGCTCAAAAGCCGCAGAAGCCTTTATCAACGAAATCTTACCGCAATTTGCTAAACCAGGTTGGAACAAAGATGTGTTGAAATCGCAACGACCAATTGTACCAGAGACTTTTGATGAAGAAGAAGTCACACCCAACCCCGCTGGCGGTTAA